Below is a genomic region from Candidatus Syntrophosphaera sp..
CCGATGAACGAGGTGATCTCTCTGCTGGACAGCCTGGGATCCAATTTTGACGTGGCCTCCACCCACGAACTGAAGCAGCTTCAGCGGCTTGGCATCTCGCCGGAGAGGATGAGCTTTGGCAATACGATCAAGAAAGAAAAGGACATCCGCTACTTCTTCGAGCAGGGGGTGCGCCTGTTCGTCACCGACAGCGAATCCGACCTGCTGAACATTGCCAAAAACGCTCCTGGCTCCCAAGTTTATTTCCGGCTGCTGACCGAAGGCACAGGCGCGGACTGGCCGCTATCCAGGAAATTCGGCGCCCACCCGGACGTGATCTACAACCTGATCCTGAAAGCGGCGGAGCTGAATCTTGAACCCTGGGGCGCTTCTTTCCACGTCGGCTCGCAGCAGCGCGATATCGGGCAGTGGGATGACGCCATCGCCAAATGCAAATACCTGTTCGACGCGGTATTGGAAGAAGGGATCGAGCTCAAGATGATCAACCTGGGAGGCGGATATCCCGCCAATTACGTCGATCCGGCCTATTCCATCGAGGAATACAGCGCCGAGATCCAGCGCTTCATCCACGAGGACTTTGGGGACAACATGCCTCAACTGGTTATGGAACCAGGGCGCTCGCTCGTTGCCGACGCGGGCATGATCGTCGCTGAGGTGGTCAATATTTCCAGCAAAGCACGCAATAACCTCTATAAATGGGTCTACCTGGATGTGGGCAAATTCGGCGGCCTGATCGAAACCATCGACGAATCGATCAAATTCCCGATCTACTTCGAGCGCGAAGGCCTGGCGGACGAGATCATCCTGGCCGGACCGACCTGCGACAGCATGGATATCATGTATGAATACTACAAGTATCACATGCCGGAAAACACCCAGATCGGGGACAAGGTGTATATTTTCACTGCCGGAGCCTATACGCAGAGCTATTCCTCGGTCAATTTCAACGGTTTTCCGCCTCTGCGGGCAGCGATTTTGCCCCCGGCCTGAGCTTGGAGGAAAGAGTTATGAAACGCCTGTCTGTGGACATCCTGCAAGACTTCATGGAAAAGGTCTTCACCCGCGTTGGAGTGCCGGCCGAAGATGCCGCCATCTGTTCCGAGATCCTGATCGCCAGCGACCTGAGCGGCATCGAATCCCACGGCATCGGACGCCTGAAGATGTATTACGACCGCATCAAGGCCGGGATCCAAAATCCCGTTACCAGGATCGGCGTGATCCGCGACAAGCACGCCACCGCGGTTTGGGACGGAAATCACGGCATGGGCCACGTGATCGGCTTCCGGGCCATGGAGACCGCCATCGCCAAAGCCGCCCATTATGGCCTCGGAGCCGTGGCTGTACGCAATTCCACCCATTTCGGCATCTGCGGCTATTATGCTGAGATGGCCTGCAAACGAAACATGCTCGGCCTGATCTTCACCAACGCCCGGCCCTCGGTCTGCCCCACCAACGGAGTCGAGCCCCTCCTGGGCACAAACCCGATCTGCTTCGGCGCCCCGACCGATCTGGACTTTCCCTTCATCTACGATGCCGCCACCTCGATCAGCCAGCGCGGCAAGATCGAGCAATACGCCCGCGAGGGAAAAGACACGCCGGCAGGCTGGGCGATCGATCTGGAGGGAAATTCGCACACGGACACGAACCGGCTGTTGGTGGACCTGGTGCGGCAAACCGCCTCCCTGCTCCCCATCGGCGGCACGGACGAGATTTCCGGCAGCCACAAGGGTTACGGGCTTTCCACCCTGGTGGAGATCCTCTGCTCGGCATTGCAGCAGGGCGCTTTCCTGAACGGGCTCCTGGGGCAGGATGAGCTGGGCAAGCCTGCGCCCTACAGGCTCGGGCACTTCTTCCTGGCCGTCAACATCGATTTCTTCACCGAGGTTGAGGATTTCAAGAAAACTGCCGGCCAGATCTGCCGGACCCTGCAAAACTCACGCCTTTACCCCGGCCGGGAACGAATCTGGGTGGCGGGAGAAAAAGAATACGAAAAGTCTCTGGAAGTAAGAAAACTGGGCGTGCCCATCATCCCCAAGCTGCAGCAGGACATCGAGTTCATGGCCCGAAACCTGGATCTCGCCTTCCCCGCGCCCGGCCTTTAGAACAGCCGTTTCTCAGCCCTGAAACCTGACTGGCCCGCCTCCTGCGCGTATCCCGCCGGATAAACGCCCGGCTGGCGGGAATCCAACGGGATAGCAAGAGGGGGCAAAGGAGCAGGATTTCAGGGCGGAGTGCCATCAAATCAACTTTCCCCCCAAAAAACAGGGACATCCTCAGCTGAAGATGTCCCTTGATGCGTTTGCTGCTTTGTTCAGAACGCGAAGTTCACCGATACCTGGGTTGCCAGGCCGTTGGTCTGGCCCCCGATGAAATCAGGGCCGTCATGCAGCAGGCTCTTGCTCAGCACCGTGTCGACGGTGAATTTGCCGAACTTGAAGGCGAGCCCGAGATTCATGTCAAAGGAAGACCGGTACTGCGCAAACTCATCAGTTTCAACATCCTTGCTCCCGGTATCCGCTTCATAAGTCCTCTTATAGAATACATACTGCTGGATGGCGCCAACCCTGCCGGTCAGCCATTTGGCGATCTGGGATTCAAGCCCCAGGGTGTATTCCGGCACGAAGATCCAGGAATAGTTCCAGGTCTCGGTGTAATCCGTTTCCGAATCGGAATCTTTCCAGGCTTCAGTGGCAAAGCGGATCGGTTTGACCGTGAAGATGATGTTGTGGTTGGGGCCTGGCTTGTAGTTCGCCCCCACCCCGGCATCGAACAGGAAATCGGAATGCTTTTCCGTGAAAGTGTATTTGGCTTTGACGGGATTGGGGAAATCATAGCTTGCTTCGGACGAGCCGGTGCGGAATTTCAAATTTGCCGCCGCTGCCATGTCCAGGGTGCTTTCCTCCAAGAGAAAATAGCGGCCTGCCAGTTTGGCGCCGAATTGGGAAAAGGCGGCTTCGTTGATCAGATAGTTGATATCTGCGTCGTTTTCCGCACCTGCCCCGGCCAGATACAAGGCCAGGCCAAGATCCATCAGATCGGTGCTCATGCCCGCGCTGAGTTCGAAATAGCTGGCACTCATCTTCTCTTCGTATTCATAGACGTATTCTTCATTGACCGAATCCCACTCGCTGGCTTTGGTCTTCTCGCTGTCGATGGCCATGCCGAAGCCGAGGGCGAGGTTGTCCGCCAGGCCCAGATAGAACTGGATCTTTTTGCTGATGTCCAGGCCCGTGTATTTGGTGCCGAGGTCGTAATAGAGATAGTAATCGACATCCACTCCCGTCGGGAAATTCAAGTACACGCCGAAGATGTTTTTCTTCAGCGGCATGTGGGCATTCAGAGTCCAATCGTATGATTGCGTCTTATTGGCATAGTAATAGGTGGGAGCGTACAGCTCACCGCGAACGCTGCGATTATATTGGAAAATGGTGGCGGGATACAGCGTGACATCAGAATTATCCCGGATAAATCCATACGGATAGCCCAGGGCGGTCATCCGGCTATCGGTTGCGAACAGGCCGCCTGCCAAGAAGACAAGCGCGGTCAACAGGAGCATTGACGTTCTGCGATTCATGTGAATCCTCCATCTTTTTTGTTGTTTGGATGTGGGTTTAGATTCATCCTCAGCATAAAACTCCATTTATTTTATCTTCAATATCTTGTCAACATATTTCTGCTTTTGGGATTTCAGGCTTGGCCCGCATAGCCTCTTGCCACATAATCAGATATGGATCCAAATACGATATCTGGGGCGGTGGGCCGGACTTGCTGGGGCATTATTCCCGGCTGCGCCTATATCCGAACTTGACAAAAAACGCTGGCAAACTATCGTGTTCGAAAGTATCAACATTGAGGAACGAGAATGAAAAAGCTGATCCTGATCTTAATCCCGCTGGTTGCGGCGAGCCTTCTTTCCGCCATCTCATTTGAGTTTGACGGGGAAAACCGGACCCGCGCCGCCTATTACAACAACGTTTATGAGATCGACGGCGGCCATGTCGACAATCGCCTCTATCTGGGCGTCAACGCCAGCCTGCATCCAGAGCTGGACATGCGGATCAATCTGCAGTTTGGAGACGTGCTCTGGGGCGGCAGTTCCCATCCCTATTTCAACAACGGCTCCCACGGAGGGCTCACCGCCGCCGTGGACGTCAAGGCTTATGAACTTTACATTGACTACCGGATCAAAGCCATTGCAGCGAACATCCGCGTAGGCCAGCAATACTGGGCCGACCACATGAGCCTGGTTTTGGACGATTCGTTCTCCGGAATCATGTTCACCCTGGACGATCTGGCTGGCTTCAAGACCGAACTTGGCTGGGTCAAGGTTTGGGAAAACAGCGTGTTCCAGGCTGACGACTATGACTATTTCCTGCTCAACCTGTCAACCCAGGATCCCGTCTCCTGGGGCATCTTCGCCTCTTTGGGCGATCACCGGAGAGACGAGTATACAACTTTCACCCTGAAGCCATTCGTGAGCCTGGGGACAGGATCCTTGCACCTCGACACCAGCGTGTTCATGGGCTTGCACGGAGGCCACGACAGCTTGGACGCGGGCTTCGGAGCGGCGGTCAAAGCCAAACTGGGCCTGGGTTCCGTCGATCTGGGAGCGGACGTTCTGGCTGCCAGCAAACACGGCATTGAAATTCTTTCCCCCTATTACCAGAATGGGCTCTACATCTACGGTTACGGCAAATACCACGATGGGGTGAACCTCTACTGGGACAATCCCTACAGCCTCAATGAGGACCTGGCCCTTTCCCTGGTGGGATCGGCACAAGCGTCCCTTTCACCGAAATTTACCCTCTTTGGCACGGCCGGATATCTGCTCGACGCCGGTTTCGAGGCCAACGGCGGGCTGGAATATGAAATCATCTCCGGGATGATGAAGCTGGCCGGATACGCCGCCCTCGGCCTGCATGATGAAATTGGAATGGGAACCAAAGGAGAGGGGCCGACCAATTATGTATTGGGCACAACGCTGTTGCTGAATTTCTGAGGTTTTTACCGCTCACAACAAAATCCCG
It encodes:
- a CDS encoding Ldh family oxidoreductase, yielding MKRLSVDILQDFMEKVFTRVGVPAEDAAICSEILIASDLSGIESHGIGRLKMYYDRIKAGIQNPVTRIGVIRDKHATAVWDGNHGMGHVIGFRAMETAIAKAAHYGLGAVAVRNSTHFGICGYYAEMACKRNMLGLIFTNARPSVCPTNGVEPLLGTNPICFGAPTDLDFPFIYDAATSISQRGKIEQYAREGKDTPAGWAIDLEGNSHTDTNRLLVDLVRQTASLLPIGGTDEISGSHKGYGLSTLVEILCSALQQGAFLNGLLGQDELGKPAPYRLGHFFLAVNIDFFTEVEDFKKTAGQICRTLQNSRLYPGRERIWVAGEKEYEKSLEVRKLGVPIIPKLQQDIEFMARNLDLAFPAPGL
- a CDS encoding type III PLP-dependent enzyme — translated: MYKDPYHFNLQRYMAQERFARFKEFAATQDSPILIVDLDVIKAKYLELQRSIPGLEIYYAMKANPMNEVISLLDSLGSNFDVASTHELKQLQRLGISPERMSFGNTIKKEKDIRYFFEQGVRLFVTDSESDLLNIAKNAPGSQVYFRLLTEGTGADWPLSRKFGAHPDVIYNLILKAAELNLEPWGASFHVGSQQRDIGQWDDAIAKCKYLFDAVLEEGIELKMINLGGGYPANYVDPAYSIEEYSAEIQRFIHEDFGDNMPQLVMEPGRSLVADAGMIVAEVVNISSKARNNLYKWVYLDVGKFGGLIETIDESIKFPIYFEREGLADEIILAGPTCDSMDIMYEYYKYHMPENTQIGDKVYIFTAGAYTQSYSSVNFNGFPPLRAAILPPA